The Pirellulimonas nuda genome includes a region encoding these proteins:
- a CDS encoding tetratricopeptide repeat protein produces MRRSLLTVLLALVCSGVGFTPSVYAIDWPFSSREEKPGSKEWWGRHKREAELVPGKGFRVPGFEGWYDGEGRPIDAPVDEIAIGVYGEDTGSKGILPGLDPKNAYNSIKTAVGLGPNEETARQALAEGEALFKEEKYSSAEGPLELAIARWPNSAVCEQAMFLLAECYYFQDQYRAARDAYDDLVYAFPGTRKLDTLVKRQWSIAQYWEAEWEKDQNYTLQPNLLDKTKPTFDIIGQAMKTYDSIRLNDPTGPWADDAIMATANSYFRRNRFFDADENYELLRREYPRSEHQFDAHLLGLQSKLRMYQGPDYDGTPLDDAQKLLKQLRVQFNSQLSSEERDRLRKVEAELQLAVDTRKLNMAQYYDELKEYGAAKIYYAELARDRSEAPVGIQAAERLIALGGLPEKPKVPLQDVIEMFPESRERAAITKLRQISEETRIANEQPVSGDAPITR; encoded by the coding sequence ATGCGCCGATCGCTACTAACCGTCCTGCTCGCCCTGGTTTGCTCCGGTGTGGGCTTTACGCCATCCGTCTACGCCATCGACTGGCCCTTCTCTAGCCGGGAAGAAAAGCCCGGCAGCAAGGAGTGGTGGGGCCGCCACAAACGCGAGGCAGAGCTCGTGCCCGGCAAGGGCTTCCGAGTCCCCGGGTTCGAGGGCTGGTACGACGGCGAGGGCCGCCCGATCGACGCCCCGGTCGACGAGATCGCCATCGGCGTCTACGGCGAAGACACCGGCAGCAAGGGGATCCTCCCCGGGCTCGACCCCAAGAACGCCTACAACAGCATCAAGACCGCCGTCGGCCTGGGCCCCAACGAAGAAACAGCCCGCCAAGCGTTGGCCGAAGGGGAGGCGCTCTTCAAAGAAGAAAAGTACTCCAGCGCCGAGGGGCCGCTCGAGCTGGCCATCGCCCGCTGGCCCAACTCGGCGGTGTGCGAGCAAGCGATGTTCTTGCTGGCCGAGTGCTACTACTTCCAGGACCAGTACCGCGCCGCCCGCGACGCCTACGACGACCTGGTGTACGCCTTCCCCGGCACCCGCAAGCTCGACACGCTGGTGAAGCGGCAGTGGTCGATCGCGCAGTACTGGGAGGCCGAGTGGGAGAAGGACCAGAACTACACGCTGCAGCCCAACCTGCTAGACAAGACCAAGCCCACGTTCGACATCATCGGCCAGGCGATGAAGACCTACGACAGCATCCGCCTGAACGACCCCACCGGCCCGTGGGCGGACGACGCGATCATGGCGACCGCCAACAGCTACTTCCGCCGCAACCGGTTCTTTGACGCCGACGAGAACTACGAGCTGCTGCGTCGCGAGTACCCGCGCAGCGAACACCAGTTCGACGCCCACCTGCTGGGCCTGCAGTCGAAGCTGCGGATGTACCAGGGCCCCGACTACGACGGCACGCCGCTAGACGACGCCCAGAAGCTGCTCAAGCAGCTCCGCGTGCAGTTCAACAGCCAGCTCAGCAGCGAAGAACGCGACCGGCTCCGCAAGGTCGAGGCGGAGCTGCAACTGGCCGTCGACACCCGCAAACTAAACATGGCGCAGTACTACGACGAGCTGAAGGAGTACGGCGCCGCCAAGATCTACTACGCCGAGCTGGCGCGCGATCGCAGCGAGGCGCCGGTCGGCATCCAGGCGGCCGAGCGGCTGATCGCGCTGGGGGGCCTGCCGGAGAAGCCCAAGGTCCCGCTGCAAGACGTCATCGAGATGTTCCCCGAGAGCCGCGAACGCGCTGCGATCACCAAGCTCCGCCAGATCAGCGAAGAGACCCGCATCGCGAACGAACAGCCGGTTTCCGGCGATGCCCCCATCACCCGATAA
- the lptE gene encoding LPS assembly lipoprotein LptE, giving the protein MLSVVKPSIALLLIAAAGCANYRVGADALYAPDIRTVQVPMIASDSLRRDLGERLTEAVVREINTKTPFRVVNDPTADSLLVVRLLDDTRRVLVEDPYDSPRLFENQISVEVTWINRRRDPMLADPTLATRTMALPPGLAGSAQNANWFPAAGQSVASSQQQTIERLAQQIVGSMEEPW; this is encoded by the coding sequence GTGCTATCCGTGGTCAAGCCGTCGATCGCTCTGCTGTTGATCGCTGCGGCCGGCTGCGCCAACTACCGTGTGGGCGCCGATGCGCTCTACGCCCCCGACATCCGCACCGTGCAGGTGCCCATGATCGCCTCGGACAGCCTACGCCGCGACCTGGGCGAGCGGCTCACCGAGGCGGTGGTCCGCGAGATCAACACCAAGACCCCGTTCAGGGTGGTCAACGACCCCACGGCCGACAGCCTGCTGGTGGTCCGCCTGCTTGACGACACCCGGCGGGTGTTGGTGGAGGACCCCTACGACTCGCCGCGGTTGTTCGAGAATCAGATCTCCGTAGAGGTGACCTGGATCAACCGCCGCCGCGACCCGATGCTCGCCGACCCCACGCTCGCCACCCGGACGATGGCCCTCCCGCCCGGCCTGGCCGGCTCTGCCCAGAACGCAAACTGGTTCCCCGCGGCGGGTCAGAGCGTCGCCTCGAGCCAGCAGCAGACGATCGAGCGGCTGGCGCAGCAAATCGTCGGTTCCATGGAAGAACCGTGGTGA
- the folP gene encoding dihydropteroate synthase, producing MSTQSHYANRAAAWRLRTRTLSAADGPLLMGIVNVTPDSFSDGGQWADPQRAVDHAMQLVDEGAHILDIGGESTRPGAAPVSESEEVRRTAPVIARLAELTDTPISIDTSKAAVAREAIAAGAEVINDVTGLAGDPAMAPLAAETGAGVCAMHMRGTPQTMQDDPRYDDVVQDVLDYLAGRRDALLAAGIERARICLDPGIGFGKTHQHNLALMQNCWRLHALGQPVLVGHSRKGLLAKLIGDPDRDRTAATVGAALALARQGVQVIRVHQIAPLQDALRTFTACGGLE from the coding sequence GTGAGCACGCAAAGCCACTACGCAAACCGCGCCGCCGCTTGGCGCCTACGCACCCGCACGCTGTCGGCGGCCGACGGGCCGCTGCTGATGGGGATCGTCAACGTCACGCCAGACAGCTTCTCCGACGGCGGCCAGTGGGCCGACCCCCAGCGGGCGGTCGACCACGCCATGCAGCTAGTGGACGAAGGGGCGCACATCCTCGACATCGGCGGCGAAAGCACCCGCCCCGGCGCGGCGCCGGTGTCGGAATCAGAAGAGGTCCGCCGCACGGCGCCGGTCATCGCCCGCCTGGCGGAGCTGACCGACACGCCGATCTCTATCGACACCAGCAAGGCCGCCGTGGCCCGCGAGGCGATCGCCGCCGGCGCCGAGGTGATCAACGACGTCACCGGCCTGGCCGGCGACCCCGCCATGGCGCCCCTGGCCGCCGAGACGGGCGCCGGCGTCTGCGCGATGCACATGCGCGGCACGCCGCAGACGATGCAGGACGACCCGCGGTACGACGACGTCGTCCAAGACGTGCTCGACTACTTGGCGGGCCGGCGCGACGCGCTGCTGGCGGCCGGGATCGAGCGGGCCCGCATCTGCCTCGACCCGGGCATTGGCTTCGGCAAGACGCACCAGCACAACCTGGCCCTGATGCAGAACTGCTGGCGCTTGCACGCGTTGGGCCAGCCCGTGCTGGTGGGGCACTCCCGCAAGGGCCTGCTCGCCAAGCTGATCGGCGACCCGGACCGCGACCGCACGGCCGCCACGGTGGGCGCGGCGCTCGCCCTGGCCCGCCAGGGGGTGCAGGTGATCCGCGTCCACCAGATCGCCCCCCTGCAAGACGCCCTGCGAACCTTCACGGCCTGCGGCGGTCTAGAATAG
- a CDS encoding bestrophin-like domain yields the protein MASWQAIAALSAVMFLCNEIGFRLGRRLHANEPELSRSASGAIKASIFALVAFLVAVSFSTTAARHDTRRRVVLDEANALGTCYLRAGLLQEPQRSAIRATLVKFVDARLAYFDDGLNIERSKQARDTMGGLLNDLWRQVEAAAAADATQTRTSQIVPAANDVIDLASTRDFAAASHLQPAVLWLLVTCVLVFSLLIGHSSGQSTIRHLGLWCALNLLFGMVLFVVLDFDRPRRGLIQVNHTPLVELRASMGPASSAPAGSGG from the coding sequence ATGGCTAGCTGGCAAGCGATCGCGGCGCTGTCCGCGGTCATGTTCTTGTGCAACGAGATCGGCTTCCGCCTTGGTCGCCGGCTGCACGCCAACGAGCCGGAGCTGTCGCGCAGCGCCTCGGGCGCCATCAAGGCCAGCATCTTCGCGTTGGTGGCGTTCTTGGTGGCGGTTTCCTTCTCTACCACCGCCGCACGGCACGACACGCGTCGGCGTGTGGTGCTGGATGAGGCCAACGCGCTGGGCACCTGCTACCTGCGGGCCGGGCTCCTGCAGGAGCCGCAACGCAGCGCGATCCGCGCCACGCTGGTAAAGTTTGTCGACGCACGACTGGCATACTTTGACGACGGGCTGAACATTGAGAGGTCCAAGCAGGCGCGCGACACGATGGGCGGGCTGCTAAACGACCTGTGGCGCCAGGTCGAGGCGGCGGCGGCCGCCGACGCAACCCAGACGCGCACCAGCCAGATCGTTCCCGCAGCCAACGACGTGATCGACCTGGCGTCGACGCGCGACTTCGCGGCCGCCAGCCACCTGCAGCCCGCGGTGCTGTGGCTGTTGGTGACGTGCGTGCTCGTGTTCAGCCTGCTTATCGGGCATTCCTCGGGCCAGTCAACGATACGCCACCTGGGGCTGTGGTGTGCGTTGAACCTGCTGTTCGGCATGGTGTTGTTCGTGGTGCTCGATTTCGACCGCCCGCGCCGCGGTTTGATCCAGGTGAACCACACGCCGCTCGTCGAGCTCCGCGCTTCGATGGGGCCCGCGTCGTCGGCCCCCGCCGGAAGTGGGGGCTGA
- a CDS encoding ArsR/SmtB family transcription factor, translating to MRDLLAITKALGDENRLRALGLLEGRELCLCQIIEVLALAPSTVSRHMAILHQARLVESRKQGRWAYFRLADVDSRAGKASKTDAPPAEAGPALALVLASLKSSTQGKTDQKQLKQVLKLEPEELCRQQSCRSGCA from the coding sequence ATGCGAGACCTGTTGGCGATCACCAAGGCGTTGGGAGACGAGAACCGCCTCCGCGCGCTCGGGCTGCTCGAGGGCCGCGAGCTGTGCCTGTGCCAGATCATCGAGGTGCTGGCGCTGGCGCCGTCGACCGTCTCGCGTCACATGGCCATCCTGCATCAGGCCCGGCTGGTGGAGTCGCGCAAGCAGGGGCGGTGGGCCTACTTCCGCTTGGCGGACGTCGACAGCCGCGCGGGCAAGGCCTCGAAGACCGACGCCCCCCCCGCCGAAGCAGGCCCGGCGCTGGCGTTAGTGCTCGCCAGCCTAAAGTCGAGCACGCAGGGCAAGACCGATCAGAAGCAGCTCAAGCAGGTGCTGAAGCTAGAGCCAGAAGAGTTGTGCCGCCAGCAATCCTGCAGATCGGGCTGTGCCTGA
- the arsM gene encoding arsenite methyltransferase produces the protein MSESILEEVRRQYSAVAQQGLSSDQAGVKGVAEAFGYSADELASIPAEANMGLSCGNPTATARLRPGEVVLDLGCGGGLDVLLAAPKVGPTGRAIGVDMSQAMIDLAQRNAAKGRDGSPIENVEFHLSTIDRLPVADGVVDCVISNCVINLAPDKGAVLSEVYRALKPGGRLAVSDIALKKPLPDEVRENLPAYIGCIAGAISIDDYQRLLADAGFGAVQIVDTGADLNAYALADGAACCVPAEPAPLGLVESGGEGCCGGAASPSSEIHAQLADLLQKHNVNDFAASVRVFAVKPG, from the coding sequence GTGTCCGAATCCATTCTTGAAGAGGTGCGGCGGCAGTACTCCGCGGTCGCTCAGCAGGGGCTTTCCAGCGATCAAGCAGGGGTGAAGGGGGTCGCCGAGGCGTTCGGCTACTCGGCCGACGAGCTGGCCTCGATACCGGCCGAGGCGAACATGGGTCTCTCCTGCGGCAACCCCACCGCGACCGCCCGGCTGCGGCCGGGCGAGGTGGTGCTCGACCTGGGCTGCGGCGGCGGGCTCGACGTGCTGCTGGCCGCGCCCAAGGTGGGGCCGACCGGGCGGGCGATCGGCGTCGACATGAGCCAGGCGATGATCGACCTGGCCCAGCGCAACGCCGCCAAGGGGCGCGACGGGTCGCCGATCGAGAACGTTGAGTTCCACCTCTCGACCATCGACCGGCTGCCGGTAGCGGACGGCGTGGTCGACTGCGTCATCAGCAACTGCGTGATCAACCTGGCGCCCGACAAGGGCGCCGTGCTGAGCGAGGTGTACCGCGCCTTGAAGCCCGGGGGCCGGCTGGCGGTGAGCGACATCGCGCTGAAGAAGCCGCTGCCGGACGAGGTGCGCGAGAACCTGCCCGCCTACATCGGCTGCATCGCCGGCGCGATCTCCATCGACGACTACCAGCGATTGCTTGCAGACGCCGGTTTCGGGGCGGTCCAGATCGTCGACACCGGCGCCGACCTGAACGCCTACGCCCTGGCCGACGGCGCGGCGTGCTGCGTGCCGGCGGAGCCCGCGCCCCTCGGCCTTGTCGAATCGGGCGGCGAAGGGTGCTGCGGCGGGGCGGCGTCCCCCAGCAGCGAGATCCACGCCCAACTGGCGGACCTGTTGCAGAAGCACAACGTGAACGACTTCGCGGCGAGCGTGCGGGTCTTCGCGGTCAAGCCGGGCTGA
- a CDS encoding low molecular weight phosphatase family protein yields MKTLLIPAALVAGVLVAGLAAAQEEVAMYPELASYIDARIAEFEQIPAERRTQLAGLAEYVTACGTTGKPARLTFICTHNSRRSHMAQLWAAVAAARYGVGGVETFSGGTEATAFNPRAVAAMRRAGLEIVGPEAEPNPRYEVRLAAGATPMACFSKVYDQSPNPAEGFCAVMTCSHADENCPVVSGADQRLVIEYKDPKAADDTPREAATYDERSAQIAREMLYAFAQVKK; encoded by the coding sequence ATGAAGACGCTATTGATCCCTGCCGCGCTGGTCGCCGGCGTGTTGGTTGCAGGCCTTGCCGCGGCGCAAGAAGAGGTTGCTATGTATCCAGAGCTCGCTAGTTACATCGACGCCCGGATCGCCGAGTTCGAGCAGATCCCCGCCGAGCGCCGCACGCAGCTCGCGGGGCTGGCCGAGTATGTCACCGCGTGTGGCACGACGGGCAAGCCCGCTCGGCTGACGTTTATCTGCACGCACAACTCACGCCGCAGCCACATGGCCCAGCTCTGGGCCGCGGTGGCCGCGGCGCGTTACGGCGTCGGCGGGGTCGAGACCTTCTCTGGCGGCACCGAGGCCACGGCGTTCAACCCGCGGGCGGTCGCCGCGATGCGTCGCGCCGGCCTGGAGATCGTCGGGCCGGAGGCCGAACCGAACCCGCGGTACGAGGTGCGTCTAGCAGCGGGCGCCACGCCGATGGCGTGTTTCTCCAAGGTGTACGACCAGTCGCCCAACCCGGCCGAAGGCTTTTGCGCCGTGATGACCTGCTCGCACGCGGATGAAAACTGCCCGGTCGTATCCGGCGCCGATCAAAGGCTGGTGATCGAGTACAAAGACCCCAAGGCAGCGGACGACACCCCGCGGGAGGCCGCGACTTACGACGAGCGTTCTGCCCAGATCGCCCGCGAGATGCTGTACGCGTTCGCGCAGGTGAAGAAGTAG
- a CDS encoding ATP-binding cassette domain-containing protein, which produces MMADFPSDNAAIATRGLSHTFGAGSVRVKVLHDIDLSIDRGEVVILMGPSGSGKTTLLTLVGCLRSVQSGSAQLLGQELAGADDPTLMRMRRRVGFIFQAHNLHESLTAIENVRMGLEVHGPRAMRGWRPAAQRVLDLVGLEDRLDFLPEKLSGGQKQRVAVARALVGNPDVVFADEPTAALDSKSGHQVMQILRSLADQRGTTVFVVTHDHRVLDLADRIVQMEEGRIVDDGRKAS; this is translated from the coding sequence ATGATGGCCGACTTCCCATCCGACAACGCCGCGATCGCCACGCGCGGCCTCAGCCACACCTTCGGCGCCGGTTCGGTGCGGGTGAAGGTGCTGCACGACATCGACCTCTCGATCGACCGGGGGGAGGTCGTGATCTTGATGGGCCCCTCCGGGTCGGGCAAAACGACGCTGCTCACCCTGGTCGGCTGCCTGCGGTCGGTGCAGTCGGGCAGCGCCCAACTGCTGGGGCAGGAGCTGGCCGGCGCCGACGACCCCACGCTCATGCGGATGCGGCGCCGCGTCGGCTTTATCTTCCAAGCCCACAACCTGCACGAAAGCCTCACGGCCATCGAGAACGTACGCATGGGGCTCGAGGTGCACGGCCCGCGGGCGATGCGCGGCTGGCGCCCCGCGGCCCAGCGCGTGCTGGACCTGGTGGGGCTGGAGGACCGCCTCGACTTCTTGCCGGAGAAACTCTCCGGCGGGCAGAAGCAGCGCGTGGCGGTCGCCCGCGCGCTGGTGGGGAACCCGGACGTCGTGTTCGCCGACGAGCCTACCGCCGCGCTCGACAGCAAGAGCGGCCATCAAGTGATGCAGATCCTCCGCAGCCTGGCCGACCAGCGCGGCACGACGGTCTTCGTGGTGACGCACGACCACCGCGTGCTCGACCTCGCGGACCGCATCGTCCAAATGGAAGAGGGCCGGATCGTGGACGACGGACGGAAAGCGTCGTAG
- the devC gene encoding ABC transporter permease DevC: MSALLMRLTGRLPIGWKQLLHNRTRLVAAVGGVTFANVLIFMQLGFMNALFSTSVMTHRTWDTDIVIAASDFRSLREANPVPRSRMYQALAVDGVHDATPLYLGTMFWTDPDTSDTTNFRVMGVDPDQRVFLDPALQRQVAPLRQPDYALVDLKTRDFPAAIRDRLEAGSPVRIEVSGRQLTLVGSFSQGATFDVDGVMITSDETFLRLFPRRRPGTPTVVLVRCDPGADPEAVARRLNALWPEKDVRAFTKQQLVEAEQSYQAKQTPIGFVFGFGVVIGLIVGLVIVYQVLATDVQDHMAEYATFKAIGYPPRFFLGVVFQEAVSLAALGFIPGLGISLVLYQVAARATSLPITMTLGRPIMVFVLTAVMCTISGAIATRRLNAADPADLF, translated from the coding sequence GTGAGCGCACTGCTGATGCGACTGACCGGGCGGCTGCCGATCGGCTGGAAGCAGTTGCTGCACAACCGCACCCGCCTGGTAGCGGCCGTGGGCGGGGTGACGTTCGCCAACGTGCTGATCTTCATGCAGCTTGGGTTCATGAACGCGCTGTTCTCAACGAGCGTCATGACCCACCGCACCTGGGATACGGACATCGTGATCGCCGCATCGGATTTTCGCTCGTTGCGCGAGGCGAACCCTGTGCCGCGCTCGCGGATGTACCAGGCGCTGGCGGTCGACGGGGTTCACGACGCGACGCCCCTGTACCTCGGCACGATGTTCTGGACCGACCCCGACACGAGCGACACCACCAACTTCCGCGTGATGGGGGTCGACCCCGACCAGCGGGTGTTCTTGGACCCGGCGTTGCAACGCCAGGTGGCCCCGCTCCGCCAGCCCGACTACGCGTTGGTCGACCTCAAGACGCGGGATTTCCCCGCCGCCATCCGCGACCGGCTCGAGGCGGGCAGCCCCGTGCGGATCGAGGTCTCGGGGCGGCAGCTCACGCTTGTCGGCAGCTTCTCGCAGGGCGCCACGTTCGACGTTGACGGCGTGATGATCACCTCCGACGAGACCTTCCTCAGGCTCTTCCCTCGCCGCCGCCCCGGCACGCCGACCGTGGTGCTGGTGCGGTGCGACCCGGGCGCCGACCCCGAGGCAGTAGCACGCCGCCTGAACGCGCTGTGGCCGGAGAAAGACGTGCGGGCGTTCACCAAGCAGCAACTGGTCGAAGCCGAGCAAAGCTACCAAGCCAAGCAGACGCCCATCGGCTTTGTGTTCGGCTTCGGCGTGGTGATCGGGTTGATCGTGGGGCTGGTGATTGTCTATCAGGTGCTGGCGACCGACGTGCAAGACCACATGGCGGAGTACGCCACGTTCAAGGCGATCGGCTACCCCCCGCGGTTCTTCCTGGGGGTCGTGTTCCAAGAAGCGGTGTCGCTGGCGGCGCTGGGGTTCATCCCCGGGCTGGGGATCTCCCTAGTGCTCTACCAAGTAGCGGCACGGGCCACCTCGCTGCCGATCACCATGACCCTGGGCCGGCCGATCATGGTGTTCGTGCTCACGGCCGTCATGTGCACCATCTCTGGCGCCATCGCCACCCGCCGCCTGAACGCCGCCGACCCGGCAGACCTGTTTTGA
- a CDS encoding HlyD family efflux transporter periplasmic adaptor subunit yields the protein MDPRSETAAPPAEAGRPPLAKGNAPPNHQPQAGLPLEAVDRSLPAGANGRRKSGWRGPAVAVAAIALVGGSAWALRDPLAELLGIAEPPPPVAEPAPARVVALARLQPEGEVVSVAAPSGAGESRIEELRVQENDVVAKEDVLAVLDSEPTLRAARLVAERQAKQTAARLEQTRVVVEATQAELEAALRTAKSQTKTKQMVLEREKQLITTNATSQEQLDQVQFDYDSAVDSVREAESRLWRYRTGASEEAIDVTVARLDLEVAEAQLERARAEWRQAFIRSPIDGVVLDIHLHPGERTGQSPLLEMGATQAMMARAEVYESDVARVRVGQEVEITAAPLAEPLTGRVASIEAMVQGQTIVDADPAAHTDARVVEVWVRLDEGSSERAARLVNLQVRAEFLP from the coding sequence ATGGACCCCCGCAGCGAAACCGCAGCCCCCCCCGCCGAGGCGGGACGCCCGCCCCTGGCCAAGGGGAACGCTCCCCCCAACCACCAGCCGCAAGCCGGGCTGCCGCTCGAGGCGGTAGACCGGTCGCTGCCGGCCGGCGCCAACGGCCGCCGCAAAAGCGGGTGGCGGGGCCCGGCGGTGGCGGTAGCGGCGATCGCCCTGGTGGGTGGATCGGCGTGGGCGCTGCGCGACCCGCTCGCCGAGTTGCTGGGCATCGCCGAGCCCCCCCCGCCGGTCGCCGAGCCGGCCCCCGCGCGGGTGGTCGCCCTGGCGCGGCTGCAGCCCGAGGGAGAGGTGGTGTCGGTGGCCGCCCCCAGCGGAGCGGGCGAGTCGCGGATCGAGGAGCTGCGTGTCCAAGAGAACGACGTCGTCGCCAAAGAAGACGTGCTGGCGGTGCTCGACAGCGAGCCGACGCTGCGCGCCGCACGCCTAGTCGCCGAGCGACAGGCGAAGCAGACCGCGGCGCGGCTCGAGCAGACGCGCGTGGTTGTCGAAGCGACGCAGGCCGAACTCGAGGCGGCGCTCCGCACGGCCAAGTCGCAGACCAAGACCAAGCAGATGGTGCTGGAACGCGAGAAGCAGCTTATCACCACCAACGCCACCTCGCAGGAGCAGCTCGACCAGGTGCAGTTCGACTACGATTCGGCGGTCGACTCGGTCCGCGAGGCCGAGTCGCGGCTGTGGCGGTACCGCACCGGGGCCTCCGAGGAGGCGATCGACGTCACGGTGGCGCGGCTCGACCTAGAGGTCGCCGAGGCGCAGCTCGAGCGCGCCCGCGCCGAGTGGCGGCAGGCGTTCATCCGCTCGCCGATCGACGGCGTGGTGCTGGACATCCACCTCCACCCCGGCGAGCGGACCGGCCAGTCGCCGCTGCTAGAGATGGGCGCCACCCAGGCGATGATGGCCCGCGCCGAGGTGTACGAGAGCGATGTGGCCCGCGTACGCGTGGGGCAAGAAGTAGAGATCACCGCGGCGCCGCTGGCCGAGCCGCTGACGGGCCGCGTGGCGTCCATCGAGGCGATGGTGCAGGGGCAGACGATCGTCGACGCCGACCCGGCGGCCCACACCGACGCCCGCGTCGTCGAGGTCTGGGTGCGGCTGGACGAGGGCTCGAGCGAGCGGGCCGCACGGCTGGTGAACCTTCAGGTCCGTGCCGAGTTCCTGCCGTGA
- a CDS encoding TetR/AcrR family transcriptional regulator, with amino-acid sequence MSRGETSKPRTRRKDARPGEIVEAAMQEFAEQGFAGARIERIARRAGVAKGTVYLYFKTKDELFEAAVRENISPMFARLGALAEAHPGTAAELLTQVIHNAYAELVDKPQRRVILRVLIAEGARFPRLTAFYHQEIITGAVGLLEAIVRRGVATGEFDQTLALATPQVVMGPALMAIVWKLTFDEVAPLDLKAFAAAHCDLVLNGLRKR; translated from the coding sequence ATGTCCCGCGGAGAAACCAGCAAACCACGCACGCGGCGTAAGGACGCCCGGCCCGGCGAGATCGTCGAGGCCGCGATGCAGGAGTTCGCCGAGCAGGGCTTCGCAGGCGCCCGCATCGAGCGGATCGCCCGGCGGGCCGGCGTGGCCAAGGGGACGGTCTACCTCTACTTCAAGACCAAGGACGAGCTGTTCGAGGCAGCGGTGCGCGAGAACATCAGCCCGATGTTTGCCCGCCTGGGCGCGTTGGCCGAGGCCCACCCCGGCACGGCCGCCGAGCTGCTCACGCAGGTGATCCACAACGCCTACGCCGAGCTGGTGGACAAGCCTCAGCGGCGGGTGATCCTCCGCGTGCTGATCGCCGAAGGGGCCCGGTTCCCCCGGCTCACGGCCTTCTACCACCAAGAGATCATCACCGGCGCCGTGGGCCTGCTGGAAGCGATCGTCCGCCGGGGCGTAGCGACAGGTGAGTTTGACCAGACGCTGGCGCTGGCGACCCCGCAGGTCGTGATGGGCCCCGCGCTGATGGCAATCGTGTGGAAGCTGACGTTCGACGAGGTCGCCCCGCTCGACCTCAAGGCGTTCGCCGCGGCGCACTGCGACCTGGTGCTCAACGGGCTGCGCAAACGCTAG
- the mgrA gene encoding L-glyceraldehyde 3-phosphate reductase, with amino-acid sequence MADSHDHYPTDYRPADDRYERMVYRRCGASGVMLPAVSLGLWQNFGHDTPHATKRAICLKAFDLGITHFDLANNYGPPPGSAERAFGEILRSDFRGYRDELVIASKAGYRMHPGPYGEWGSRKYLIESCDASLKRMGLDHVDIFYSHRFDPDTPLEETMGALDTIVRSGRALYAGVSSYNSQRTREAVAILNRLGTPCLIHQPSYSILNRWLEPDGLKQTLTELGVGAIAFSVLAQGMLTTKYLGGIPEGSRASQAGSLSPKFLTDKALASINKLNEIAQSRGQTLAQMAIAWTLRDAAITTALIGASKPSQVEDCAAAVQNLSFTAEELALIDRHANDEDINIWKRSSETE; translated from the coding sequence ATGGCCGACTCCCACGACCACTACCCAACCGACTACCGCCCCGCCGACGACCGTTACGAGCGGATGGTCTACCGCCGCTGCGGCGCTTCGGGGGTGATGCTGCCGGCGGTGTCGTTGGGGCTCTGGCAGAACTTCGGCCACGACACGCCCCACGCTACCAAGCGGGCGATCTGCCTCAAGGCGTTCGACCTGGGGATCACGCACTTCGACCTAGCGAACAACTACGGCCCCCCCCCGGGCTCGGCCGAGCGGGCCTTCGGCGAGATCCTGCGCTCCGATTTCCGCGGCTACCGCGACGAGCTGGTCATCGCTTCCAAGGCCGGCTACCGCATGCACCCCGGCCCGTACGGCGAGTGGGGGAGCCGCAAGTACCTGATCGAGTCGTGCGACGCCAGCCTGAAGCGGATGGGGCTCGACCACGTAGACATCTTCTATTCGCACCGCTTCGACCCCGATACGCCGCTCGAGGAAACGATGGGCGCGCTCGACACGATCGTCCGCTCGGGCCGGGCGCTGTACGCGGGGGTCTCGTCGTACAACAGCCAGCGGACGCGCGAAGCGGTCGCAATCCTCAACCGGCTGGGGACGCCGTGCCTGATCCATCAGCCCAGCTACAGCATCCTCAACCGCTGGCTGGAGCCAGACGGCCTGAAGCAGACGCTCACCGAGCTGGGCGTGGGCGCCATCGCCTTCTCGGTGCTCGCCCAGGGGATGCTCACCACCAAGTACCTGGGGGGGATCCCCGAGGGGAGCCGCGCCAGCCAGGCGGGTTCGCTCAGCCCCAAGTTCTTGACGGACAAGGCGCTGGCGAGCATCAACAAGCTCAACGAGATCGCCCAGTCCCGCGGCCAGACGCTCGCCCAGATGGCCATCGCCTGGACGCTGCGTGACGCGGCGATCACTACCGCGCTCATCGGCGCCTCCAAGCCGAGCCAGGTAGAAGACTGCGCCGCCGCGGTCCAGAACCTCAGCTTCACGGCCGAAGAACTGGCGCTCATCGACCGGCATGCGAACGATGAGGATATTAATATCTGGAAGCGGTCTTCGGAGACGGAGTAG